The Parambassis ranga chromosome 4, fParRan2.1, whole genome shotgun sequence genome includes the window tcAGCGACTACTGGATGAGGAAAATGCCAGAATAAAAGGCAAAGCCCAGCTGGAGGCTAGTGGAAAAGTGACTCGTGCCCAGATCAAGGAGACGCTTCAGAAtgagcaacaacagcagcagcagcagcagcagctcaagcCTAAAGGTAAAGTTAAAGTTGAAAATGTTACCAATTATCTGTTGGTTATAGTAAGGATAAAACTACTTTGGTAAAGAATCAAATCAAAACAACTTTATTAGTCCCCAAAGGTGCAATTCGGTTCAAGCAGATCAGGTGAAACTCAACTGCCAGAGGTTATATTACATTTGTTATCATAGAAATGAGCCACTTGGAGACGCCACTGGAGGAGAATGTGAACAGAATTATCCCTGAAGAAGGAACCGTGGAAGCCAGAACTATAGAAGATGCCATCGCTGTGCTCAGGTACCAACTGTGTGTGGTGTCCTGTTGGTCTAGTGTTTACAGTGTATATAACAATTAATTATTACTAATAATGTGTCCCTGTCTCTTAGCACGGGGCCTGAGGACATGGATCGCCACCCAGAGCGGCGGATGAGAGCAGCATTTCTTGCCTATGAGGAGGCAAACATGGCTCGTCTAAAACAGGAGAACCCTAACATGAGGTTGTCACAGCTGAAGCAACAGTTGAAAAAGGAGTGGTCTAAGGCGCCAGAGAACCCCCTGAATCAACGCTTTGTCAACTACAACTCAAAGTGAATGCACTCTTTACCCACATGACTCCACTTGAGATCTGTCTGCCTATGCACACTGGAGGCCTccattgaaaaataaaattgcATAATTTCATTGAATAATGTTGCTGAAGAGAGCTTCACCACTTTCCCCCCCAGAAACAATCTCTCCAGTGCATGGAGACTCCACTTCATTGTCTGTAGCAGGGAGAAATCATGTATCAGGCTATAACAACGAATCATCATGTCGGTGCACGCGGTATCTGATGAAGCTGATTAATTAAGTTACCGTACACCTTATTTAATAGCACTTAAAGGGAGGTGGGAAGCTAAATGTTTTGAGAGTAACTTATTAAAGTTCACCACTCAAGCATCAACATATCTTGTTGGAGTTATTAGGAGGCACACATTTATTGAAGTCAAGaacttttttttgcagttaGGTGCTTTTGTGCGATGCTTATTCAGAAAAGCAGCTGGAGTGGACTTTTAAGGAGAAAGCTGAATGTTGTTTGTGTTCCACAGCAGCAAAATCATGCTAAATTTAAAATATCTCTGGCTGGCAAGGAGACATTGGTTATGTTTGGTAAGTGAATCAGTAATGTTGCTGGAGGCATAACAGTGTCCTAGACATGTGACAACTGAAATATTAATACTGctttttatctttaaaaaaaatggccgACTACATAGTTAACTGCttgctttttttaacattacTTGGACAGACGACAGTGAATCTAAGTTGCATAAGATTGATGTTTTCTCTGGCTGGAAAAACTAGGTGGTAAAAAAGAATCAGTCTGATTTACAGGTTGATGCTCTAAAATATCTTTAAGATATTCAAACAACATGAATTAGGATAATAAGACCTTAAACAGTAGCTGAATTTAGCCTCTTTTATCTACCCCTGCACTGGCTTTTAGCCAGACATTTAAGATTCTGTTTATTCTCACATAACAGAATGTCCACTACGACTTCTG containing:
- the ccdc124 gene encoding coiled-coil domain-containing protein 124, which encodes MPKKFQGENSKAVTAKARKAEAKAVADARKKKEEEDALWQETDKHVLKKEQRKDDKEKRRLEALERKKENQRLLDEENARIKGKAQLEASGKVTRAQIKETLQNEQQQQQQQQQLKPKEMSHLETPLEENVNRIIPEEGTVEARTIEDAIAVLSTGPEDMDRHPERRMRAAFLAYEEANMARLKQENPNMRLSQLKQQLKKEWSKAPENPLNQRFVNYNSK